Genomic DNA from Haloplanus aerogenes:
GGCGGCGGCGGCCGCCTCGCTCAACCCAGTCAGGTTGTGCTGGTCCCACATGTTGATCTGGTAGTGGGCATCGGTGACGCCCTCGTGTTCGAACTCGACGTTGGCGAAGGCGTCCCCCTCGTTTTCGAGGTGTCGGTGGAGGCGGCGGACGCCGTCGATCAGATCAGCGGGTGCCGCTGGCCCACCTCCCGTGTCGGGCTGGGCGGCGTCACCAGCCTCGTCCCGACGAGGGTCGTCGAGATACTCGTCGAGGATGTCACGAGCGTCCGCGTCCAGCAACAGCGACGCTAACTGGTCACCCGCGATCAACTTCACGTTCAGACTCGCTGCGACTTCGCGCGCCCGTTCCGTGAAGTCACTCGTCGTGACGACCACCACCGTATCCACGTTTCCAAACTGCTGTTTTAGGCTGCTATACTGCTGGATGTCCGGACTTCCGACGTTGTTCCCACGGGCGTATCGTTTCGCCTGTATGAGCTGTTTTCGTGGGAACGGGTCGTCTTTCTCCGCGACGACATCGACGCCACCGTCGTTCGACCCCGTGGTGATCGTCGTCTCCCATCCGCGCAGGCGCCACAGATCCGCGACCACGCGTTCGAAGTCGTATGCGTCGATGTCATGCAGGTCGTCGAGAACGTCGTCCGGAGTCGGGCCCATGGAGTGGCGGATGGTTCGGGGACAGTCCCTAAACGGTACGGATTCCGCGCCGGGGAGATATCGACGCCGACGCGGCTCGCTCACCCGATAGTCGTGAGCGGGGCTACTCGTCGCTCGGCGACGGCTCAAAAGAGGCGTGTGTTCGAATTACTCCTCGACGGCGACGTCTTCTTCGTCCACGTCGACGGCGGCTTCTTCCTCGGCGGCGACCTCTTCGGGTCGCGCTTCGAGGGTGAGCTTCTGGATCTCGACCCGGCGAAGCGGGTAGACCGTCTTGGCGTCGCCGTAGATGGCCGAGGAGAGTCGGCCCTCGACGGCGCTCTCGACGAAGGACTGGAAGTCGCGTTCGGCGGCGGCGTCCTCGATGATGTCGATCATGATCCGACGGATGGCCTGCTCCTGACTGCGGTCGGCCTTCTTCGTCGTGAACGCGACGGGCTGGACGCGGACGCGGTAGTCGTCCGTCGTCAGCACCGTGATCGTCGCGTCGATCTTCGAGGCGCCGCGGCGCACGAGGCTCCGCAGGTAGTCCCGCGTGAGTTCGTGCTTCACGAACTCCGTGTAGGCGGCGTCCGAGCCCACGTCCGTGATCTTGAACGTGAGTTTGGTGTTGTTCGCCCCGGCGTCGTCAGTGAGTTCGCCGAGGGTCGTTTCGATCGTTCGTCCGATGACTTTCTCCGGTTCGTCGGCAACCGTCTGGCCGAGTTCCGCCCGGTCGTACTGCTCCGGGGCGAAGATGGTGTACCAGCGCTTGCCGCGTTTCTGCTTGGATACTGAACGTTCACTCATGGTTGTCGTGTTCGCGTGCTGTTCGTGCAACGGTCTCCGCGACCGTCAGGTTCACCACGTAGTCGTCCACGGTCGACTGCAGTCCGCCCGCAGTCTCGCGTTCGATGGTCGTGCGGACGACGTCGTCCGACACGTCCGTCGACATCGACGGCGTGTTGTCCGGCCGGAGTGCGGCCGCAATCGTCGCCGCGTGGTCGTGTGTCGTCTCGACGCGAGCGCGCTTCATAGCGCCTCCCTGAACGCCGTGACGAACCTCGATACCTCCACTGTACCGCTGAACCGCGCCGTCGCTCGCCGGCTCTCGCCAGCACTCGATCCCTCGGCGTCGACCGTCCGTACCGCCTCGGCCAACGCCGTCCCGAGCCGCGCGTCGTCGACACTCGCGGCGGCCGCGGCCGCGGATTCGCCCACGATCAACACGACCGGTTCCGGCGACCGGAAATCCCGACAGAGTCGAGCGATCGTGCCGAGTCGACCGGGGTCGCGCTCGTCGACCCGGGCGACGAAGACGCCGTCGTACCGGCCCGTCGCCGCCTCGGCCAGCGCGCCGTGCACGGCGCTGGCGTGGGCCCGCCACGCGTCGAGGGCCGCCGTTCGCAACCCGTCGTCGCGAATGGCGAGAGCGACGCCCGTCCCCGGTCGCTCGCGCGCGACCGCGTCGAGTGCGTCGCCGAAGCCCTCTATCGTTGCGAACGCCGCCTCTGGCGTCGCGTGCGGGCGCAGTGCCCGCTCGACCGCCTCGGCAGCCCGCGCCGACGACGCCGTCGCCTCGATGGCCAGCCACGACGCGAGCCGTCGGTACTCGTCGTCGGTCGGCTCCGCCGACAGGTCGAACTCCGACAGCGCCGCCCGCGCCGCCTCGGGATCGCCCGAGACGGGCGCCGAAACGAGCATCGAGTGGGCGAGGCCGTCCGCGAGATCCGTCGTCGGCACCGCCACGCCGGGGCGGCGGTCGACGGTCGTCCGCTCGCGGGCCGCGTCCAACAGCGTCGCCGCGTCACCCGCATCGAGCGGTCGATTTGCGGTCGCGACGCCGGCGAGCGCGAGCAACGGGTCCGGGTCGACGCCGAGTTCGCGCGCCACCGCGGCGGCCGTGAGGCTCGCCGGATCGGGGCCCGTGAGGGCGAGATCGCCACCCGTCGTTCCGACACCGACGACGAGGTCGTCCTCGTCACCCGGTACCGGGTCGGGCACCGCGTCGACGCGCACCTGGAAGGGGATCGCAGAGTCCCTGCACGCCCGCACGAGGACGCCGCTCGCGGCCAGCGAATCGCCGTCGGCGGCCGCGACGACCCGAACGAACGGGGCCGTGCTGACCGCGTCGGCAATCTCGCCGGCGTCGGCGTCCTCGGCAGTGGCGGGCGCGGTGGACATTTACTCTTCGAGGAGTTCGACGGCGACGTCGTAGCTGTAGGTGAAGTCCTCGTCGAGCGCGTCACCGCGGTAGTAGCTGACCAGGCGGCGGATCTTCGACTCCGTGTTCTGGAGCGCGCGCTTGTTCTGGTGGTCCTGCGGGTTCGCCTCCATGTGCTCGCGCAGGCGGATCGCCCGCACCATCAGGTTGCGTAGATCCGCCGGCAGGTCGCCGTCGGCGTCGTGCTCCTCGAGGATCTCGGTGAGCTTCTTCCCCGTCGCCAGCTTCACGTCGGGGATCGGCGTGCCCTTCACGCCCTCGTCGCGCAGTTTCATCCCGATGACGCTCGGGTCGTGACCCTGCTCGGCGAGTTCGACGACGCGCTCTTCGATGGCTTCCTCGTCTACGTCGCTCCACTCCGGGGGTTCGTCTGCCACCGGCTTGTCCGAACCGGACGAGCCACGGCGGCGGGTGTGCATTCGTGCCATAGATTGATTGGAACCGCACAGACCGCAGAAGCGTATCGTGTACCGACGCCTGCCGGTACACGCACTCCCGCAATCCCAAGCCCAGACGGGCGAGTCAGATTTGCGGTCGCGCCGTTCCCGGCAGTCCGTTCGTGAATCCAACACTAAACCGTTTCGAAGCCCCAATGTGCCACGCCATCGCGTACCTGACGGCCGAGTCGAAGCCCTTATTATTCGGACCGCGGTACGAATCGATGCGACGAGGGCTCGTAGATCAGGGGTAGATCACTCCCTTGGCATGGGAGAGGCCCCGGGTTCAAATCCCGGCGAGTCCACTCGACTCACTTCGTTCGTCTCGTTCCCTCGCCGACGTCCCGTTCGCTTCGCTCACGGGACCCCCGGCGAGTCCACTTTTCTGACGACGGCGTAGACGGGGAGACAAATCTCCCTCATTACATCCTAAATAGTCCAATTTCTCTGGATTCGACTACTGCGGAGTGCCGAAAGGGAGCCGAATTGGCTCAGGACGCCAAGCGCGGGTCGGCGCAGTCGAGCGGCGACCGCAGGGATCGAGAGAGAATCGACGAAGGCGACCACCGTTCGGATCGAACCGGGACGTGCAGTGATACGGGCCGACCAGTCGAGTACGTGCCCGGCCCGCACACTTATACAGATCATCCGAGTCGCTCACGGTATGTCAGGTGGTGTGAGCGACGACGCGTCGAAGAACGGGGCGGAACACGTCTACGACGCCCTCGTCGACGCCGGCGTCGATCTCCTCGTCGGGCTTCCAGGGACGCAGACGCTCCCTCTGGATCGGATCGTGACCCAGCGTGACGAGATCGACTACGTGATGGCCCGCCACGAGACGGCGATCCCGCACATCGCGTGGGGGCATTACGAATCCGGCGGAGGGATGGCGGCCACACTGACCGTCCCCGGGCCGGGGGATACGAACGCGATGCACGGGCTAAAGAACGCGTTCGAAGACTGCGTCCCGATGGTCCACATCTCGGCGGATGTCGATCCGGACGACAGGGGACGTGGTCCGATTCACGAAATTGCGGCCGACACCTTCGACAACGTCGTCAAATCGAACCAGAACGTCGGGGCGAAGGATCGGCTCGACGAGCAAGTCAGCCGTGGAATCGCTATCGCCAGGACGCCACCGACCGGGCCGGTTCGGCTCGGTATCCCGAGTTCGTTCCTCGATTCGCCCGTTCGGCCGCAGGATGTACGCGTCGACCCCGAACGGCAGTCGTACGACATCGACGACGAAGTCGAGGAGACGGTCGAACTACTGACGACTGCGGAGCGGCCAGTCGTTTACGTCGGTGGTGGGGCGCGTCGATCGGACGGCGGCCCGGATGTCGCATCGGTGCTCGCAGCGGCGCTCGACGCACCCGTCGTCGCATCGTACAAGGGGAAGGGAGTCGTCCCGGAGGACAACGAGCGGTTCGTCGGCGTGACTGGCAGTCACCTTCCAGCCGGTGCCGAGCGAATACTGTCCCGTTCTGATGTCGTCCTCGCCCTCGGAACCGACTTCGACGGGGTGACGACGGACGACTGGTCGCTCCCGATGGGCGACCGACTCGTCCACGTGAACGTAGATCCGGCCGACATCGGCGATCCGTACCCCCCGACGATCCCGATCGTGGGTGACGTGGGGGACGTCGGGAAGCGGTTGCTCGCAGGCATTCGTGCCCGTGACCAGCCGCGCACGCGGTGGGACGGGGCCGCACTCGGTCGTCGCGTCCGCGAGGAGTATCACGAGCATCTCGCGGACCTCGGCGTCCTCGCTGCCGACGCAGAGCCGGCGTACACACCCGCAGTGCTCAGGACCATCCGGGAGCGTCTCCCGCGTGAGACGGTCGTGGTGACGGGTGTGGGAGGGTTCCGCCTGTGGACAAAGCAGGTTTTCGAGGCGTATACCCCGGAAACCTACGTGACAGCCGGATCGTGGGCCGGAATGGGTGTCGGTCTCCCCGCAGCACTCGGCGCAAAACTGGCGAACCCCGACACGCCGGTCGTCTCGCTTATCGGGGACGGCGGGCTACTGATGTGTCTCCAAGAACTCCACACGGCCGTCGAGTACGACCTCGACGTGATCGCCGTGGTCTTCGACAACGCCGACTACGGGATCATCAGCAAGTCGGCGGAGTTCTCACAGCCGGGCGACCGATCACCGTTTCGGTGGGACTCGCCGGACTTCGTGACGCTCGCGGAGGGATTCGGAGCACGCGGGACTGCCGTCTCGACTGCGACCGAGGCGGGTGACGCCCTCGAAGCCGCGCTGGAACGAACGGCGGGACCGGAACTCATCGACGTGCAGATCACCCGCTCCGAGCCTTCGGTCGTCGAAGCGGCAGACTACGAATCGACGATCGCTCTCGAGTGACCACCGACGCGACTCAAACACAGGTACCACGGGCCGGCGCTTTGTCGGCCGAGATCGGCTCTACCATTGGTTCGTTCCCGTAGAACGACCGACGAACTGCGTGGCGAGTGGATAGGTGGTAGCCTGGAGTGATAGTCCCCGATTCCTCGCTTGCGACGAAGAAGGCGTCGGCGAGCCAGAGACACCGGCTATCGCCGGATAGCGCGAGAGCGTTCAGAATCCCGTCGGCGACGCATCCACTACCGACGTCTCACGGCGTCTCGATGTAGGCGAAGTCGTCTCGGGCCTGCAGTTTGGTGAGTTCGCCGACGCCGGCCGGCACCGTCTCGACGCCGTCGATGAGGGCTGATTCCTCGATGTCGCGTGCCGCCAGCGAGTTCTCACACGCACGGAAGGAGACGCCACGGTTGAGGAGTTCGGTGACGCGGTCGGGGTGATTCGATTCCGAGGCGACGAGGAGTTCGACCCCCTGCCCGTTGGCGACCACGACGACGTTCTCGACGGCCGTCGAGGAGTCGTCCAACAGGTTCGCGACGTTGGCGAGGGCGTGTTGCTGATAGTCGGGACCTCTGGCGAAGTGAAAGACGGTGCTCATGGATTGGGATGTCGGTGTGTCGGTGTCGGTCGATTCGTCGGGTTCGGTGGGCGAGCTGGACGTTCCGCTGTCGCCCGGTGCGGTGGAACACCCCGCAAGGGTGAGGGTGGAGGCGCCAGCCGCCAGCCCGAGAAACCGGCGTCGATCGTGTTCGGTACCCATCGCATCGACCGTCTCGCTCGGTTGACGTTATTACAGGGTGGTTAAATCGGGGGCACATCGGATGACCAGCGGTGGCGTCGGCCGGACGTTCTGGTCGACAGGCGAACGTTCCCACTGGCATCGAGAGAACGAGAAGTGCAGGGCGCTTCGCGGTAACTCACCCCGGCAACGCCACGTTGATCCCCGCCACCACCAGCCCCGCCACCCCCATTCGCGCCGCCGCGACGTACCACCGCTGCCCCGAAATCGACCCCATGTAGGCCCCGAACGCCCCAAGCACGCCCACGCCGAGACCGACGGCAACGACGCCCGCCTCCGTCATCGTGAACACCGACCCCTCGAACAGGAACGGCGTCAGGGGAATCAGAATCCCGATGAGTGGCCCGAGACCGCTCATGATGGCGTGGAGGAATCGGGCGCCGTGTTGCTCACGCTGGATGCGCGTGTCGTCGAGGTCGGTGAGCATCGCCCGCTCCAGTTGCAGAATCTGGGCTCTGGTCTCGGCGCGTTCGATCTCCCAGACACTCCAGACGGCGGAGGTGCCGAGACCGACGGCCGCCCCCAGTCCGATCTTGATGACGGTTGCTCCATCCGGGATGCCGGAGAGGACAGCGCCGACGACGATGCCGATGGCCGTGAGCGTGCCGTCGAAGCCGTTGGAGACGAAGTAGCGCCGCGAAATCGAAACGACATCCTCGTTCGCGAGCAGTCGGCGGAGGAGCCGCTGGATCGAGACCACGGCTTCAGCGGTCTCGGCTGGGTGGCCGATCACCGACGACGTATTCACCACACGCGACCAGATCGACGGAGTGGATGGTGCCGCCGAGCTGTTCGATGGTCTCCTCGATGGACGCCACGTCGAGGGCGGCTCCGTCCAACGTCACCTCGACGTTCTGCACCTCTCGGTCGTGTTCGATGAGTGAGACGGTAACTCCCTCGACACCGTCGGTCTCGGCGACGCGATCCGCGAAATCCACGAGTGGCGGGTCGTGCGGTTTGAGCACGTCGAGGACGAGTCGTCGAACGGTTGCCATGCGTCGAAGTGGGGGCGGCCCCTCCTAAAAACATCTCCCTGTCTTCACATGTAGGGAGGGGCAACCATCCTTTACCAGCCTTCGGACCGACGTGACACGTGATGCTCGTCGACGCCGTGCTCTTTCTGGGGGGATTGGCGGCGCTCGTGGTGGGTGCCGACCGAGCCGTGACCGGCGCCGGTGATCTCGCGCTCTACTACGGCGTCTCGCCCTTCTTTATCGGTGTGACCCTCATCTCGGTCGGTACGTCGGTGCCGGAGATGGTCACGTCCGTCTACGCCGCCTACTACGGCGCGGGTGATCTCGTCGTCGGCAACATCGTCGGCTCCGAGACGGCACAGATCACGCTCGCCGTCGCCATCATCGCGTTGATCGCCCCGTTCGTCACCGAGCGACGCAACGTCCTCGTCTACGGGTCTGCCATGTTGCTGGCGATGATCATCATGCTCCTGACGCTCGACGACGGCATCATCGTCCGATCCGAGGGCTTTCTCATGATGCTGGCGTACGTCCAGTTCATCTACACCCTCTACACGAACGAGGGTGGCGAGGAAATCGCGGAGGAGGTGATCGAGGAGCCAGCGGAACCGGAACACGCCCTTCCCTGGATTCTCGGCGGGCTGGCGCTGGTCGTCGTCGGCGGGCAGGTCATGGTCACGAACGGCGTCGACCTCGCGCGGGTGGTCGGCATTCCCGAATATTTGATCGGCCTGCTCACCGGCCTCGGGACGACGGCACCGGAAATCGTCGTCGCCGGTATCGCCGCCCACGAGGGTCGAGGTGGCATCTCGGTCGGGTCGATCCTCGGGAGCAACATCACCGACCCCGTCTTCTCGCTGGGGGTGGGCGCCCTCTTTTTCGACGTGCGTGTCGAGAACGTGGCCGCGCTCTGGCCCTCGCTCACGTATATGTTCGTCGCGTCCGTGATCGTGCTGTCGCTGTTCTACTGGCGGGAGGGGATCGACCGCCGGATGGCCATCGTCTGCCTGTTGCTGTATCTCCCGACGTTCGTGGTGGTGTAAGCCTACGCGCCCGCCTCGACGACGATCACGTCCCGGTCGGTCCGCTCCCGAACCGTTCTCCCGACGCCCGAGAAATGTTCCGCGTGGTCGCCGCGGTCACCGACGACGATGGTGTCGGCGTCGACTTCCTCGGCGTAGTCGAGGATGACCTCGTGGGGAATCCCGTGGCGCGTGTCCCCCTCGACGGTCACGGGGCGGTCCGCCGCCATTGCGACTACGTCCGCGACACACAGCTCGGCGTGGTCCTCCGCGTAGATGGTCGCGAGTTCCGCCGAACTGAGCGCTGGGTCACCGAAGCGGCGCTTGTCGACGACACAGATGACGTGGAGCGTCGCCTCCCGTTCCTCCGCGAGGTCGATGGCCTCGCTCGCCGCCTGACGTGCGTCCTCGCTCCCGTCCGTGGCTAGAAGGATGGTTGCCATACGCTCCGTAGGCGCCAAAACGCATTAACTATTTGTCACTCGGAACGGCGACGAACGGGCATCCGGCACGTATAGGATGACGGACGACCGATACCGTCGCATGAGCCACGCCGAGCGAATCGCGATTCTCGGTGGGACGTTCACGCCGATCCACAACGGCCACCGCGCCCTCTTGCACAAGGCCTTCCAGACGGCGAGCCACGACGGGCCCGGCGACGGACACGTGATTGTCGGCCTCACCTCGACGGAACTCGCTGCGAAGACGCGGAGCGCGGCCCACGCCGAACGCCTCGGCGATTACGAGGACCGGCGGGCGGCGCTCGCGGCCGAACTCGACGATACGGCCGAGCCGTACACGGCCACCTGCGAAATCGTCCAGTTGTCGGATACGGAAGGTCCCGCGGCGACGCGAGCGGACGTGGACGCCCTCGTCGTCTCTCCGGAGGCGAAGGCCCAGCACCGCGCGCACGAACTCAACGCCCACCGACGCGAGGCCGACCTCTCACCGCTGGAGATCCACACGCCACCTTTCGTCGTCGCCGAGGACGGCAACCGGATCAGTAGCACCCGCATCCGAAACGGCGAGATCGACGTGCACGGCCGCCTGCTCGACTGAGACGGATTGTTGTGACTGTTTGCCGGCCGTCGCTGCCCTCTACCCGGTCGCGTTGCTCTCGGGCGCCGCCTCGTAGACGACCTCGACGGTCGTCGTCACGGTGACGGGACCGGATTCGAGGTCGGACGGCGGCGCGGCGGTCGCGACGGGTGTCTCCGTCATCGCTCCGCCAGCGCCGGCGTCGGCGTACCGGGGCACGCCGCGACTGGTCGTCCGGATCACCCGGACCCCGGTGACGGTGAGGTTCGCGTCGGCCGCGAGCGCTCGCGCCTTCGCCCGCGCGTCGGCCATCGCCGCACTCCGGGCGCGCTGTTGAAGCTGGCGACGACGCTCCGTCGAGAGTGTGAAGGATACGTCGTTGATCTCGCTCGCCCCGTTCCGAACGGACGTGTCGATCACCTCACCGACGCGGTCGGGGTCGGTGACCGTGATCTCGAAGTCGTGGGAGGCGCGGTACTGCACGCGAGGTTCGGCGCCCTCCTCGCGAGGCCGGCGCCGATCCTGATAGATGTCGTACCGTCGGGTGGTGATCCGATCCTCCCCGATACCGATCTCGGAGAGCGCGGTGCGCATCCGCGAGGTGTTCTCGGCGAGTCGCTGGCGGGCCGTCGCGGCGTCGGGGCCGACGGCGACGACCGCGACGCGGACGACCGCCTGATTCGGTTCGGCGTCCGCGCTCCCGCTCCCGGCGACCCGGATGGTGCTATCCGAGGCCGGGGTGGCTGGCGTGCGATCCGTCGACTGTCCCGGCGCGTCGGCCGTCGCAGTCGGTGATTCGGTCGGTCCACCCGCACAGCCGGCGAGCACGAGCAAGGCCGCGACGCCGACGGCGGCGAGTACGTGTGTGCGTCGTCGCATAGGTGACGTGTCGGAACGAGAAGATAAGTGCCTCGTGGAAGCACAAACGGGCGTTTGATACTCTCGGCTGTCCGTCCGTGGTGTATCCCGACGCGCCTACCATGGCGGGCAGTGACGGCGACCGGCCGGAGTGATACGGGCTCGGGACAGGGGATTGATACCGCTGGAGAGGGATCGACGTAGCACATGGACACGGAGGCAGAGGGATGCGTCGTCGACCGTCCGACGCGAGCGCGCGACGGGGGGCGCGTCGATGGCCGCTGAGACGGCCCTGCTCGAAGTCGGCGCGATGTTCGCGGCCATCGGCGCCGTCGGCTTCCTCGCTGGCCGACTCGACCTCTCGCCGATCCCGTTTTACATCCTCGTCGGCATCGCCCTGAACGAGTCCGTCCTCGGCGCCGTCGGCCTCCCCGCGGTGTCGAACGGGGAGTTCGTCCAGGTCGGCGCCGAACTCGGCATCGTCTTCCTCCTCTTTTTCCTCGGTCTGGAGTTCAATCTGGACCGCTTGCTCGCGGATCGGACACGGATCGGCACGGCCGGCGTGATCGACCTCGTCGTCAACTTCGGCGTCGGCCTCGGAGTCGGGTGGCTCCTCTTCGGCAGCCTCCTGCCCGCCCTCTTGATCGCCGGTGTGGTGTACATCTCCTCCAGCGCCATCATCACGAAGTCGCTGCTCGACCTGGGCTGGATCGCAAACCCCGAGAGTTCGCCCCTGCTCGGCGTCCTCGTCTTCGAGGACCTCGTCGTCGCCGTCTACCTCGCGGTCGTGACGGCACTGGTTGCCGGCGGCGGCGACGTGGGCGCGGCGGCCCGCGCCATCGGTATCGCGTTCGCGTTCATCCTCTTTCTCCTCGCCATCGTCGCCGCCGGAACGGCGCTGTTCGAACGTCTCCTCGATACGCCCTCCTCGGAGTATTTCATCCTCCGGGCGGTCGGCGTGACGGTCCTGCTGGCGGGCGCGGCGCTCGCCGTCGGCGTCAGCGAGGCCGTCGCCGCCTTCTTCGTCGGCATGGCATTCAGCGCGACGGAGTACGTCCACGATCTGGAGACGGCGCTCTCCTCGATCCGGGACGTCTTCGCCGCGGTCTTTTTCTTCTGGATCGGCCTCGTCACCGACCCGTTCGTGGTCGTCGGGGCCGCCGATGTGATCCTGCTTCTGGTCGTCCTGACGGCCCCAGCGAAACTCCTCAGCGGCTTCTACGGCGGCCGGGCGTACGCCCTCAACGACCGCCGCTCGCTCCGCGTGGGGTTGGCGATGGTCACCCGCGGGGAGTTCTCGCTCATCATCGCCGCCGTCGCACTCTCCGGCGCCGGCAGTACCCTCCCCGTCGAGACGGCCGAGACCATCTACGCCGCCGCGGTGGGCTACGTCCTCGTCATGAGCGCGCTGGGCACGACACTGATGGGGGCGTCCGGCCGCTTCGAGCGGTTCCTCCCCTCCTGACCGACGACACGTTTAACCCCGGACCGCGTAGAGTGAGGATATGCGGGTGTACGAGTCGGAAGTCCCCGGCGTCGGGCGGAAGTTCGAACTCGAACTCACCGGCGGCACGTCGGTCGTCGTCGTCGTCCACCACGACGGCCGGTGTGAACTGTTCCGTCGCGACGGCCCGGACGCCGACGGCGAGAAGATTCTCGATCTGAAGGGCGAGCAAGCCAACCGACTCGGCTCGATCCTCGAAGGCGCGTACTTCGAATCCGTCGACGTGGATTCCCTGTCGGTCCCGCTCGGCGAAGCCATCATCGAGTGGGTCGAAGTGGGCACGGGGTCACCAGTCGCGGGCGAAACGCTCGAATCGTCGGAGATACGGACCGAGACGGGCACGTCGATCATCGCGATCCAGCGCGGGGAGGAGACGGTCTCGAATCCCGACGCCGACACGGAACTCGAACCCGGCGACCTCCTCGTCGCCGTCGGAACCCGAGAGGAACAGGCCGAACTCGCTGCGCTGGTCGAGGGATCGGCGTAGGTCGTGGCCGGGCCGACCGCCGTCGACGATCGCCCCGACGGC
This window encodes:
- a CDS encoding SIMPL domain-containing protein (The SIMPL domain is named for its presence in mouse protein SIMPL (signalling molecule that associates with mouse pelle-like kinase). Bacterial member BP26, from Brucella, was shown to assemble into a channel-like structure, while YggE from E. coli has been associated with resistance to oxidative stress.); this encodes MRRRTHVLAAVGVAALLVLAGCAGGPTESPTATADAPGQSTDRTPATPASDSTIRVAGSGSADAEPNQAVVRVAVVAVGPDAATARQRLAENTSRMRTALSEIGIGEDRITTRRYDIYQDRRRPREEGAEPRVQYRASHDFEITVTDPDRVGEVIDTSVRNGASEINDVSFTLSTERRRQLQQRARSAAMADARAKARALAADANLTVTGVRVIRTTSRGVPRYADAGAGGAMTETPVATAAPPSDLESGPVTVTTTVEVVYEAAPESNATG
- a CDS encoding cation:proton antiporter is translated as MAAETALLEVGAMFAAIGAVGFLAGRLDLSPIPFYILVGIALNESVLGAVGLPAVSNGEFVQVGAELGIVFLLFFLGLEFNLDRLLADRTRIGTAGVIDLVVNFGVGLGVGWLLFGSLLPALLIAGVVYISSSAIITKSLLDLGWIANPESSPLLGVLVFEDLVVAVYLAVVTALVAGGGDVGAAARAIGIAFAFILFLLAIVAAGTALFERLLDTPSSEYFILRAVGVTVLLAGAALAVGVSEAVAAFFVGMAFSATEYVHDLETALSSIRDVFAAVFFFWIGLVTDPFVVVGAADVILLLVVLTAPAKLLSGFYGGRAYALNDRRSLRVGLAMVTRGEFSLIIAAVALSGAGSTLPVETAETIYAAAVGYVLVMSALGTTLMGASGRFERFLPS
- a CDS encoding cation:proton antiporter regulatory subunit, which codes for MRVYESEVPGVGRKFELELTGGTSVVVVVHHDGRCELFRRDGPDADGEKILDLKGEQANRLGSILEGAYFESVDVDSLSVPLGEAIIEWVEVGTGSPVAGETLESSEIRTETGTSIIAIQRGEETVSNPDADTELEPGDLLVAVGTREEQAELAALVEGSA